Proteins from a single region of Syngnathus typhle isolate RoL2023-S1 ecotype Sweden linkage group LG10, RoL_Styp_1.0, whole genome shotgun sequence:
- the sostdc1a gene encoding sclerostin domain-containing protein 1a, translated as MHHKSFSTSLLFLCILLRSSQALNNDATEHAGSLFFHDGPPQEDVKPGNVSQNRARAGGRAAGQDRSERSQMGCRELRSTKYISDGHCTSIHPIKELVCAGECLPAQMLHNWIGGARQYKKFRTRHSAANSSGQDWRCVNDKTRTQRIRLQCQDGSSRTYKITVVTSCKCKRFSRQHNESGNKFGPLTPTQTLIPLKSKSRKVMGKKHMSQNWHQTAP; from the exons ATGCACCACAAGTCCTTCTCAACCTCACTGCTTTTCCTTTGCATCCTGCTGAGGAGCAGCCAGGCCCTTAACAACGACGCAACCGAGCATGCGGGAAGCCTCTTCTTTCACGATGGCCCACCCCAGGAGGACGTAAAGCCGGGAAATGTATCCCAGAACCGGGCTCGGGCCGGTGGGAGAGCGGCGGGACAGGACAGAAGCG AGCGAAGCCAGATGGGCTGCAGAGAGCTGAGGTCCACCAAGTACATCTCAGACGGCCACTGCACCAGCATCCACCCCATCAAGGAGCTGGTGTGCGCCGGCGAGTGTCTCCCGGCTCAGATGCTTcacaactggatcggcggagcCCGGCAGTACAAAAAATTCCGGACTCGCCACAGCGCGGCTAACAGCAGCGGCCAGGACTGGCGTTGCGTCAACGATAAAACCCGTACTCAGCGCATCCGGCTGCAGTGCCAGGACGGCAGCAGCAGAACGTACAAAATCACCGTGGTCACCTCCTGTAAGTGCAAGAGGTTCTCCAGGCAGCACAACGAGTCGGGGAATAAGTTCGGGCCTCTGACGCCAACCCAGACGCTAATCCCGCTCAAGTCCAAGAGCAGGAAGGTGATGGGAAAGAAGCACATGAGCCAAAATTGGCACCAGACTGCACCATGA
- the crppa gene encoding D-ribitol-5-phosphate cytidylyltransferase isoform X1 — MMDDPRKESDRPAHPETFLSSQPEKNNLGAVTFGVDFPVCVVLPAGGSGERTGLQTPKQFCLLLGRPLISYTIQAFERVSWIRSIVVVVAQENMDLMTDIVGRFQHTKVRVVAGGCARHRSICNGVMALSEEKEEEMQENKVVIIHDAVRPFVEEDFLYQITMAAREHGASGAIRPLVSTVIATTSEGFLDHSLERAKYRASEMPQAFKYNIIHRAYQRCTEADFDFGTECLHLVLRYCATNAKLIEGPPTLWKVTYKRDLAAAESVVKDTLSQSACVITDGCSHASRLADSLHEAFCNLEIQIKLNIIPDVTGDNVRYLLKAWNFIQFSRNVSDLAKVETTFAAVERSGQTLLHPVVVILVHLSTPEWAAEPTTFAELALAAKRRNILLYGVHVQQSKDAERWERSFPKVAELTSALIRERSEALVGQLLQA, encoded by the exons ATGATGGACGATCCCCGCAAAGAATCGGACCGGCCCGCCCATCCTGAGACTTTCCTTTCCAGCCAACCCGAGAAGAACAATCTCGGAGCGGTCACATTTGGCGTAGACTTCCCGGTGTGTGTGGTTCTTCCTGCTGGAGGTAGCGGAGAGAGAACCGGACTGCAAACACCCAAACAGTTCTGCTTGCTACTTGGCCGACCGCTCATAAGCTACACCATTCAGGCTTTTGAGAG GGTATCATGGATCCGCAGCATCGTGGTTGTCGTGGCCCAAGAAAACATGGACCTGATGACGGACATCGTTGGGCGCTTCCAGCACACCAAAGTTCGGGTGGTGGCGGGCGGCTGCGCGCGTCACAGGTCCATTTGTAATGGAGTCATGGCTCTAAGTgaggaaaaggaggaagagATGCAGGAGAACAAGGTTGTCATCATCCATGATGCTGTGCGGCCGTTTGTGGAGGAGGACTTCCTGTATCAAATAACCATGGCCGCCCGGGAACATGGC GCATCGGGGGCCATCCGACCGCTCGTCTCCACGGTGATCGCCACCACGTCAGAGGGCTTCCTGGACCACTCGCTAGAGCGAGCTAAGTACAGAGCCAGCGAGATGCCTCAGGCCTTCAAGTACAACATCATCCATAGAGCCTATCAGAGA TGTACCGAGGCCGATTTTGACTTTGGTACCGAGTGTCTCCATCTGGTGCTGCGGTACTGCGCCACTAACGCCAAACTCATCGAAGGCCCGCCCACGTTATGGAAG GTCACCTACAAACGAGACTTGGCCGCTGCGGAGTCTGTCGTCAAAG ACACGCTATCTCAATCGGCCTGCGTGATCACAGACGGATGTTCGCATGCGAGCCGGCTGGCCGACTCCCTCCACGAGGCCTTTTGCAACCTCGAAATTCAAATC AAGCTGAACATCATCCCAGATGTGACGGGAGACAACGTCAGGTATCTGCTCAAGGCCTGGAACTTCATCCAATTTTCT AGGAATGTTTCTGATTTGGCTAAAGTGGAGACCACGTTCGCAGCAGTGGAGAGAAGCGGACAAACGCTTCTTCACCCAGTGGTTGTCATTTtg gtcCATCTAAGCACTCCGGAATGGGCGGCCGAACCGACAACCTTTGCAGAGTTAGCATTAGCAGCTAAGCGCCGAAATATTCTCTTGTACGGCGTCCATGTGCAGCAGTCAAAG GATGCCGAGCGCTGGGAAAGATCTTTCCCAAAAGTGGCCGAGCTGACGTCAGCTTTGATTCGAGAGCGGAGCGAGGCTTTGGTGGGACAACTTCTACAAGCGTGA
- the crppa gene encoding D-ribitol-5-phosphate cytidylyltransferase isoform X2, with translation MMDDPRKESDRPAHPETFLSSQPEKNNLGAVTFGVDFPVCVVLPAGGSGERTGLQTPKQFCLLLGRPLISYTIQAFERVSWIRSIVVVVAQENMDLMTDIVGRFQHTKVRVVAGGCARHRSICNGVMALSEEKEEEMQENKVVIIHDAVRPFVEEDFLYQITMAAREHGASGAIRPLVSTVIATTSEGFLDHSLERAKYRASEMPQAFKYNIIHRAYQRCTEADFDFGTECLHLVLRYCATNAKLIEGPPTLWKVTYKRDLAAAESVVKDTLSQSACVITDGCSHASRLADSLHEAFCNLEIQIKLNIIPDVTGDNVRYLLKAWNFIQFSRNVSDLAKVETTFAAVERSGQTLLHPVVVILVHLSTPEWAAEPTTFAELALAAKRRNILLYGVHVQQSKIHASQ, from the exons ATGATGGACGATCCCCGCAAAGAATCGGACCGGCCCGCCCATCCTGAGACTTTCCTTTCCAGCCAACCCGAGAAGAACAATCTCGGAGCGGTCACATTTGGCGTAGACTTCCCGGTGTGTGTGGTTCTTCCTGCTGGAGGTAGCGGAGAGAGAACCGGACTGCAAACACCCAAACAGTTCTGCTTGCTACTTGGCCGACCGCTCATAAGCTACACCATTCAGGCTTTTGAGAG GGTATCATGGATCCGCAGCATCGTGGTTGTCGTGGCCCAAGAAAACATGGACCTGATGACGGACATCGTTGGGCGCTTCCAGCACACCAAAGTTCGGGTGGTGGCGGGCGGCTGCGCGCGTCACAGGTCCATTTGTAATGGAGTCATGGCTCTAAGTgaggaaaaggaggaagagATGCAGGAGAACAAGGTTGTCATCATCCATGATGCTGTGCGGCCGTTTGTGGAGGAGGACTTCCTGTATCAAATAACCATGGCCGCCCGGGAACATGGC GCATCGGGGGCCATCCGACCGCTCGTCTCCACGGTGATCGCCACCACGTCAGAGGGCTTCCTGGACCACTCGCTAGAGCGAGCTAAGTACAGAGCCAGCGAGATGCCTCAGGCCTTCAAGTACAACATCATCCATAGAGCCTATCAGAGA TGTACCGAGGCCGATTTTGACTTTGGTACCGAGTGTCTCCATCTGGTGCTGCGGTACTGCGCCACTAACGCCAAACTCATCGAAGGCCCGCCCACGTTATGGAAG GTCACCTACAAACGAGACTTGGCCGCTGCGGAGTCTGTCGTCAAAG ACACGCTATCTCAATCGGCCTGCGTGATCACAGACGGATGTTCGCATGCGAGCCGGCTGGCCGACTCCCTCCACGAGGCCTTTTGCAACCTCGAAATTCAAATC AAGCTGAACATCATCCCAGATGTGACGGGAGACAACGTCAGGTATCTGCTCAAGGCCTGGAACTTCATCCAATTTTCT AGGAATGTTTCTGATTTGGCTAAAGTGGAGACCACGTTCGCAGCAGTGGAGAGAAGCGGACAAACGCTTCTTCACCCAGTGGTTGTCATTTtg gtcCATCTAAGCACTCCGGAATGGGCGGCCGAACCGACAACCTTTGCAGAGTTAGCATTAGCAGCTAAGCGCCGAAATATTCTCTTGTACGGCGTCCATGTGCAGCAGTCAAAG ATCCACGCCAGTCAGTGA